The Anopheles coluzzii chromosome 2, AcolN3, whole genome shotgun sequence genome window below encodes:
- the LOC120953360 gene encoding T-complex protein 1 subunit gamma encodes MYAPQQPILILSKNTKRESGRKVQLENINAGKTIADLIRTCLGPQAMMKMLMDPMGGIVMTNDGNAILREITVQHPAAKSMIEIARTQDEEVGDGTTSVIVLAGEMLAVAEQFLQQQIHPTVIIRAYREALEDMVRILQDEVSIELDRSDKKRLAEVVKSCVGTKFVGRWSDLAVRIALDAVETVSLTENGRTEIDIKKYAKVEKIPGGSIDDSCVLRGIMLNKDVTHPKMRRYIEKPRIVLLDCPLEYKKGESQTNVEIVGDQDFTKLLQIEEEHVARLCEDIIAVKPDVVFTEKGVSDLAQHFLMKAGITAIRRLRKTDNNRLARACGATIVNRTEELTEKDVGTGAGLFEIKKMGDEYFCFVTECEDPKACTILLRGASKDVLNETERNLQDALHVARNLMLDPKLLPGGGAVEMAVSQALTNKQIQGPYRAVAQALEIIPRTLAQNCGANTIRTLTALRAKHASHPAADGPCTWGIDGETGQLVDMKEKNIWEPLSVKLQVYKTAVETAILLLRIDDIVSGSKKRGDDGSGPSPAAAAAGMGE; translated from the exons ATGTACGCCCCACAGCAGCCAATTCTCATTCTCA GTAAAAATACGAAGCGTGAGAGTGGCCGAAAGGTGCAGTTGGAGAACATCAATGCCGGCAAA ACGATTGCTGACCTGATCCGCACATGTCTGGGCCCGCAGGCAATGATGAAGATGCTGATGGACCCGATGGGCGGCATCGTGATGACCAACGATGGCAATGCGATCTTGCGTGAAATCACGGTGCAACATCCGGCAGCAAAGAGCATGATCGAGATCGCCCGCACGCAGGACGAGGAGGTGGGCGACGGTACCACCTCCGTGATCGTGCTGGCCGGTGAGATGCTGGCCGTGGCGGAACAGTTCCTCCAGCAGCAGATCCACCCGACCGTGATCATCCGCGCGTATCGGGAGGCGCTCGAGGACATGGTGCGCATCCTGCAGGACGAGGTCAGCATCGAGCTGGACCGCAGCGACAAGAAGCGGCTGGCGGAGGTGGTAAAGTCCTGCGTCGGCACGAAATTCGTCGGCCGCTGGTCGGATCTGGCGGTGCGCATTGCGCTCGACGCCGTCGAGACGGTGTCGCTGACCGAGAACGGGCGCACGGAGATCGACATCAAGAAGTACGCCAAGGTGGAGAAGATCCCGGGCGGCTCGATCGACGATTCGTGCGTGCTGCGGGGCATCATGCTGAACAAGGACGTGACACACCCGAAGATGCGCCGGTACATCGAGAAGCCGCGGATCGTGCTGCTGGACTGCCCGCTCGAGTACAAGAAGGGCGAAAGCCAGACGAACGTGGAGATCGTGGGCGACCAGGACTTCACCAAGCTGCTGCAGATCGAGGAGGAGCATGTGGCGCGCCTGTGCGAGGATATCATCGCGGTCAAGCCGGACGTGGTGTTCACGGAGAAGGGCGTCTCCGACCTCGCGCAGCACTTCCTCATGAAGGCGGGCATCACCGCGATCCGCCGGCTGCGCAAGACGGACAACAATCGGCTGGCCCGTGCCTGCGGTGCCACGATCGTGAAccgcacggaggagctgacgGAGAAGGACGTCGGTACCGGGGCGGGCCTGTTCGAGATCAAGAAGATGGGCGACGAGTACTTCTGCTTCGTGACGGAGTGCGAAGATCCGAAGGCGTGCACCATACTGCTGCGCGGCGCCTCGAAGGACGTGCTGAACGAAACCGAGCGTAATCTGCAGGACGCACTGCACGTGGCCCGCAACCTAATGCTCGATCCGAAGCTGCTGCCGGGTGGCGGTGCGGTCGAGATGGCCGTCTCGCAGGCCCTCACCAACAAACAGATCCAGGGACCGTACCGTGCCGTCGCCCAGGCGCTGGAGATCATTCCGCGCACACTGGCGCAGAACTGTGGCGCGAACACGATCCGCACGCTGACGGCACTGCGGGCGAAGCATGCGTCACACCCGGCTGCCGACGGTCCGTGCACCTGGGGCATCGACGGCGAGACCGGCCAGCTGGTGGACATGAAGGAGAAGAACATCTGGGAACCGCTGTCGGTGAAGCTGCAGGTGTACAAGACGGCCGTCGAGACGGCGATCCTGCTGCTGCGCATCGACGACATCGTGTCCGGCTCGAAGAAGCGGGGCGACGATGGTTCTGGACCGTcgcccgctgctgccgccgccggtaTGGGAGAGTAA
- the LOC120953358 gene encoding DNA topoisomerase 2-binding protein 1, with protein sequence MNSQLLADQQLAKLYFVLRTGHGSHENASEDMKMAYTTAREHNDNEELQGWITEEECLKMDEQTLTKRHVFVFEKFTGTAFEHARKSPSTVIGPRCLISCFMDNETIPLGVHPVYTTAMRNLTVCSSGLKAKEKTLVSQLVCHMGGYYLDVLNASCTHLVSSTVKSVKYEKAAECRLPIMHPDWVSAVWEESQRRDLHATEAGMVEKYRLPVFYALTITSTGLSAARKNEIKALIESHGGNYVGSFKSETTDILILEKTGTDSAKFRGAVRCNKECLTPEWVVDSVASGYVRPIQPYEVKSMKASTPTKDDGPAGGSGGAVGVRISAGEFNPDCTQLSEISHANFSSRNETINESMMSGGTADVAPAGSSSSVARPVGSQRYREVLARLTVQQAKKAGPVLDGCSVFLSGFTAEEKEKLNKILNAVGAVRYDEIASTAISHVIVGEQHVSELSKLRDSAAHLLTLEWLAKSIELRQLAPEDANEYTFQPSGKGIMMERAPEPPSPSSKKNLQRMNSSVFKRPDVPKFRLEEATPPEPGKAATVAPAPLQPAAAKQPSEQDSIMLQYMEKNMAERLPAGEPKPAAGLPPSSSSSSSAVSQLDSEMESQLPEFMLGKTLFVFGFSEEDAVQILSDCKECGGTIVDESYTDEVDYIVLPTSCIGTPDFAIRGKQTVNCIWLENSIQSGQCCPMEYYYEPIIYGEDDPTPLEGETVVISSYSGPEREFLIAMGKLLGACVQERLVRKAAPLLVCKEPSGAKYNAAIQWELTVVRAEWLRECTRQKRRVAENPYLVGDAICSAKNVAVGAGACLPMTSTDDVDIDSVREEARIGEPAREEELSMHPQASSTMKPVPKTTGDQFRYITVQKTREETEYGFTRLSTPQLRQLTSGERMQYSQEMDQYEELMKAQRVQRKPFDPNEGSVYGQVAADSPAAGDVLRTRRFTAISEEGRGSSSSRSPITPVAGAGAGAAGSSTNVTPAGAGIDYEALSVTQRVMEFDTPVRNTLYKVLKEAEEAERNITPRTRRVKELLATPHGGGPGAGRDGHIRTPTLPDCMTKPVTPYGFRPDASPDNHAYHKRKLQYWDRYHKPSTSNTAGTASVAGGPSDPVGDETASQRARRLSTPISEIKRRFYVEKFGEDYVNHVESKCSTMPRKTLDLNRSGEETDEEIASTAPPPPAPQSRKNGGSPPTTVAMGGGEHSADTSTISRGSLDRGNVSADKRSRSELEQEEDDYGDPNATADKCRSPAGDGTDLQPVAKKPLLNAAKGDAFVQRLSDVIAAAKESAKKKAKYQLEADTEQQPTEPYTEIDYDTEVNVGGVVWRERDIENIQANESPKPKASKAAANDKKESPARGGNPLAMKHRGTPVFAISGVPEQVRLELAKKIEQLKGELASDPNRYDPACTHILCGKPNRGEKMLSGIAAGKWLLSTKYLDDSFEAGYFLDEECYEWGNPKAVGKLTALASAGDLETAAAAYTWRTRIANDVGKQDGAFTGFRVLLVVPKKDQFVRLLQSGGGYVLDVDPPFIHSERAMAATHCFVDRKAKLSSEDHRALAEAGIAVLSIMYLNAYLTSEQLPDPNEFQLPI encoded by the exons ATGAATAGCCAACTGTTGGCGGATCAGCAGCTGGCCAAGCTGTACTTTGTGCTGCGTACAGGCCACGGTTCCCATGAAAATGCATCTGAAGACATGAAAATGGCTTACACG ACGGCACGGGAACACAACGACAACGAGGAGCTGCAGGGCTGGATCACCGAGGAGGAGTGTCTCAAGATGGACGAGCAGACGCTGACCAAGcggcatgtgtttgtgttcgaaAAGTTCACCGGGACGGCGTTCGAGCACGCGCGCAAATCGCCCTCGACCGTGATCGGGCCGCGGTGTCTGATCAGCTGCTTCATGGACAACGAGACGATACCGCTTGGCGTGCATCCGGTGTACACGACGGCCATGCGCAACCTGACCGTATGCAGCAGCGGCCTGAAGGCGAAGGAGAAAACGCTCGTCAGTCAGCTGGTGTGCCATATGGGCGGGTACTATCTGGACGTGCTGAACGCCAGCTGCACCCATCTCGTGTCCTCCACGGTAAAGTCGGTCAAGTACGAGAAGGCGGCCGAGTGCAGGCTGCCCATCATGCACCCGGACTGGGTGAGCGCCGTCTGGGAGGAAAGTCAGCGGCGCGATCTGCACGCAACCGAGGCGGGCATGGTCGAGAAGTACCGGCTGCCGGTGTTTTACGCGCTCACGATCACGTCGACCGGGTTGAGCGCGGCGAGAAAGAACGAAATCAAAGCGCTGATCGAATCGCACGGCGGCAACTACGTCGGGTCGTTCAAGTCGGAAACGACCGACATACTGATCCTGGAGAAGACGGGCACCGATTCGGCCAAGTTCCGCGGTGCGGTACGGTGCAACAAGGAGTGTCTAACGCCCGAGTGGGTGGTGGACAGTGTGGCCAGCGGGTACGTGCGGCCGATCCAGCCGTACGAGGTGAAAAGCATGAAAGCTTCCACCCCGACGAAGGACGATGGGCCAGCGGGTGGGTCCGGCGGTGCGGTCGGTGTTCGCATTTCGGCCGGTGAATTTAATCCCGACTGTACGCAGCTGTCGGAGATTTCGCACGCCAACTTTTCCTCCCGCAACGAAACCATCAACGAAAGCATGATGAGTGGGGGAACGGCGGATGTAGCACCGGCGGGGAGTAGCTCGTCCGTCGCTCGCCCCGTGGGAAGCCAGCGGTACCGGGAGGTGCTGGCGCGCCTGACCGTACAGCAGGCCAAGAAGGCCGGACCGGTGCTGGATGGGTGCAGCGTGTTTTTGAGCGGGTTCACCgcggaggagaaggaaaagctGAACAAAATATTGAACGCAGTTGGCGCTGTGCGGTACGATGAGATAGCCAGCACCGCCATCAGCCACGTCATCGTCGGCGAGCAGCACGTGTCGGAGTTGAGCAAGTTGCGCGATTCGGCCGCCCACCTGCTGACGCTCGAGTGGTTGGCGAAATCGATCGAGCTGCGCCAGCTGGCCCCGGAGGACGCGAACGAGTATACGTTTCAACCGTCCGGGAAGGGCATTATGATGGAGCGCGCACCGGAACCACCGTCCCCATCGAGCAAAAAGAACCTGCAGCGCATGAATAGTAGCGTGTTCAAGCGACCGGATGTGCCGAAGTTCCGCCTAGAGGAAGCGACACCGCCGGAACCGGGCAAGGCGGCAACGGTGGCACCGGCGCCATTGCAACCGGCCGCAGCCAAGCAGCCGAGCGAACAGGACTCGATCATGCTGCAGTACATGGAGAAGAACATGGCCGAACGGTTACCGGCGGGCGAACCGAAACCGGCCGCTGGACTGCCCCCGTCGtcctcgtccagcagcagcgcggtGAGCCAGCTCGACTCGGAGATGGAGTCACAGCTGCCGGAGTTTATGCTTGGCAAGACGCTGTTTGTGTTCGGCTTCTCGGAGGAGGACGCCGTGCAGATCCTGTCCGACTGCAAGGAGTGCGGCGGTACGATCGTGGACGAAAGCTACACGGACGAGGTGGACTACATAGTGCTGCCGACGTCCTGCATCGGCACGCCGGACTTTGCCATAAGGGGGAAGCAAACGGTCAACTGCATTTGGCTCGAAAACTCGATCCAGAGCGGCCAGTGCTGCCCGATGGAGTACTACTACGAGCCGATCATCTACGGCGAGGATGATCCGACACCGCTGGAAGGGGAAACGGTCGTGATCAGCTCGTACTCCGGGCCGGAGCGTGAGTTTCTGATCGCGATGGGGAAGCTGCTGGGCGCGTGCGTCCAGGAGCGGCTGGTAAGGAAGGCCGCTCCACTGCTGGTGTGCAAGGAGCCGAGCGGTGCGAAGTACAATGCAGCCATTCAGTGGGAGCTGACCGTGGTTCGTGCCGAGTGGCTGCGGGAGTGTACGCGCCAGAAGCGCCGGGTGGCGGAAAATCCCTACCTGGTTGGGGACGCGATCTGCTCGGCGAAGAACGTTGCCGTCGGGGCGGGTGCGTGCCTTCCCATGACGTCGACCGACGATGTGGACATTGATTCCGTGCGCGAGGAGGCACGCATCGGCGAACCCGCGAGGGAAGAGGAGCTTTCGATGCATCCTCAGGCATCGTCGACGATGAAACCCGTGCCCAAGACGACGGGCGACCAGTTCCGGTACATTACGGTGCAGAAAACGCGCGAAGAGACGGAGTACGGGTTTACGCGTCTGTCCACGCCCCAGCTGCGGCAGCTGACCAGCGGCGAACGGATGCAGTACTCGCAGGAGATGGATCAGTACGAGGAGCTGATGAAGGCGCAGCGCGTCCAGCGGAAACCGTTCGATCCGAACGAGGGCAGCGTCTACGGTCAGGTTGCTGCGGATTCTCCCGCCGCCGGGGATGTGCTGCGTACGCGCCGGTTTACCGCCATCTCGGAGGAAGGCCGTGGCTCGTCCTCATCCCGCTCGCCCATCACACCGGTCgccggtgccggtgctggAGCGGCAGGAAGCAGCACCAACGTGACACCGGCCGGTGCGGGCATTGATTACGAAGCGCTGAGCGTTACCCAGCGCGTGATGGAGTTCGATACGCCCGTCCGCAACACGCTGTACAAGGTGCTGAAGGAGGCGGAAGAGGCCGAACGGAACATAACGCCCCGAACGCGGCGCGTGAAGGAGCTGCTAGCGACACCGCACGGTGGTGGCCCCGGGGCGGGCAGGGACGGCCACATCCGGACGCCGACGTTGCCCGACTGCATGACGAAGCCGGTCACACCGTACGGCTTCCGGCCGGACGCCAGCCCGGACAATCACGCCTACCACAAGCGCAAGTTGCAGTATTGGGATCGCTACCACAAACCGTCCACCAGCAACACCGCCGGTACGGCGAGTGTAGCCGGCGGCCCATCCGATCCGGTGGGCGACGAGACGGCTTCACAACGGGCACGCCGCCTGAGCACGCCGATCAGCGAGATAAAGCGTCGATTCTATGTGGAAAAGTTTGGCGAAGATTACGTGAACCACGTGGAGTCCAAGTGCTCGACGATGCCGCGCAAGACGCTCGATTTGAACCGTTCCGGGGAGGAAACGGACGAGGAAATTGCGAGCACAGCTCCACCGCCGCCGGCACCACAGTCGAGGAAGAATGGTGGCTCCCCACCAACCACGGTGGCCATGGGCGGAGGAGAGCATTCAGCTGACACGTCCACCATCTCGAGAGGATCACTCGATCGGGGCAATGTCAGTGCGGATAAGCGGTCGCGCAGCGAGctcgagcaggaggaggacgatTACGGCGATCCAAACGCGACAGCCGACAAGTGCCGCAGTCCGGCGGGCGACGGAACGGATCTACAACCGGTGGCCAAAAAGCCGCTGCTCAATGCGGCCAAGGGCGATGCGTTCGTCCAGCGGCTGAGCGACGTCATTGCGGCCGCCAAAGAGTCGGCCAAGAAGAAGGCGAAATATCAGCTGGAAGCAGACACGGAACAGCAACCGACGGAACCGTACACCGAGATAGATTACGATACGG AAGTCAATGTGGGTGGTGTCGTTTGGCGCGAGCGGGACATTGAAAATATACAAGCGAACGAATCGCCGAAACCGAAAGCGTCGAAAGCGGCCGCCAACGACAAGAAGGAAagcccggcacggggaggtaatCCGCTCGCGATGAAGCACCGCGGTACGCCCGTCTTTGCCATCTCGGGCGTACCGGAGCAGGTGCGGCTCGAGCTGGCGAAAAAGATCGAACAGCTCAAAGGGGAGCTGGCGTCGGACCCGAACCGGTACGATCCGGCCTGCACGCACATCCTGTGCGGCAAGCCGAACCGTGGCGAAAAGATGCTGTCCGGCATCGCGGCGGGCAAGTGGTTGCTCTCTACCAAGTATCTGGACGACAGCTTCGAGGCGGGATACTTTTTGGAT GAAGAATGCTACGAATGGGGCAACCCGAAAGCGGTGGGCAAGCTGACCGCCCTTGCGTCGGCCGGTGATCTGGAAACGGCCGCCGCTGCGTACACGTGGCGAACGCGCATCGCGAACGATGTGGGCAAACAGGACGGAGCGTTCACCGGGTTCCGGGTGCTGCTGGTCGTCCCGAAGAAGGACCAGTTCGTGCGGTTGCTCCAGTCCGGCGGCGGTTACGTGCTGGACGTGGATCCACCGTTCATCCACTCGGAGCGGGCGATGGCGGCCACTCACTGCTTCGTCGACCGGAAGGCGAAGCTGTCGAGCGAAGACCATCGTGCACTGGCCGAGGCCGGCATTGCGGTACTGTCGATCATGTACCTGAACGCGTACCTCACGTCGGAGCAGCTGCCCGATCCGAACGAATTTCAGCTTCCGATCTAG
- the LOC120953359 gene encoding probable methylcrotonoyl-CoA carboxylase beta chain, mitochondrial translates to MLSKARSLLSLTRVHHGSVANVLGVRSVHISEANVLPTEVNRQSAEFKENYGQMNELVVNLKRVTQEVLAGGGPEAIKRHTSKGKLLARDRINRLVDPGSPFLELSTLAAHDMYGKDVVNSAGIVTGIGRVQGVECVIVANDATVKGGTYYPITVKKHLRAQEIAQENNLPCIYLVDSGGANLPRQADVFPDKMHFGRIFYNQANMSARGIPQIAVVMGSCTAGGAYVPAMADESIIVKRQGTIFLAGPPLVKAATGEVVSAEDLGGADLHCRTSGVTDHYAVDDEHALYLARQVVQNLNRPGSASYNELAGSSTATMMAREGLTFGTDPEPPQYPATDLYGIVGSNLTKTFDVREVIARIVDGSRFTEFKKFYGETIVCGYARLYGQLVGIVGNNGVLFSESALKGAHFIQLCAQKRIPLLFLQNITGFMVGRDAEAGGIAKNGAKMVTAVACANVPKLTLIIGGSYGAGNYGMCGRAYSPRFLYMWPNSRISVMGGSQAAGVLAQITEEQYRRTGREWTEEIGNRIKAPIVQQFEAEGSPYYSTARLWDDGIIDPVDTRRVLGLSLQAALNQPVGETRFGVFRM, encoded by the exons ATGCTGTCCAAAGCGCGGAGCCTTCTCTCCCTCACACGTGTCCACCATGGATCGGTGGCGAACGTTCTCGGGGTTCGgtcggtgcacatttccgaAGCCAATGTACTGCCGACGGAGGTGAATCGCCAGTCAGCAGAATTTAAG GAAAACTATGGGCAAATGAACGAGCTGGTCGTTAACCTGAAGCGTGTCACGCAGGAGGTGCTTGCCGGCGGTGGACCGGAAGCGATCAAGCGGCACACGTCCAAAGGGAAGCTGTTGGCGCGCGATCGCATCAACCGACTGGTCGATCCGGGCTCGCCGTTCCTCGAGCTGTCGACGCTGGCCGCCCACGACATGTACGGCAAGGATGTGGTCAACTCGGCCGGCATCGTAACCGGCATCGGCCGGGTGCAGGGCGTGGAGTGTGTGATCGTCGCCAACGATGCGACCGTCAAGGGCGGTACGTACTACCCGATCACGGTGAAGAAGCATCTGCGTGCGCAGGAGATCGCGCAGGAGAACAATCTGCCGTGCATCTATCTGGTCGATTCCGGCGGTGCCAACTTGCCCCGCCAGGCCGACGTGTTCCCGGACAAGATGCACTTTGGCAGGATTTTCTACAACCAGGCAAACATGTCCGCCCGCGGCATTCCGCAGATTGCCGTCGTCATGGGCAGCTGTACGGCCGGCGGCGCTTACGTGCCGGCGATGGCCGACGAAAGCATCATCGTGAAGCGGCAGGGCACAATCTTCCTGGCCGGACCGCCACTAGTGAAGGCCGCAACCGGCGAGGTAGTATCGGCGGAAGATCTTGGCGGTGCGGATCTGCACTGCCGCACGTCCGGCGTGACCGATCATTACGCGGTGGACGACGAGCACGCACTGTACCTGGCGCGCCAGGTCGTGCAGAACCTGAACCGCCCCGGCAGTGCGAGCTACAACGAGCTGGCCGGTAGCAGCACGGCCACGATGATGGCACGGGAAGGGCTAACGTTCGGCACGGACCCGGAACCGCCGCAGTATCCGGCCACCGATCTGTACGGCATCGTCGGCTCGAACCTGACCAAAACGTTCGACGTGCGCGAGGTGATTGCGCGCATCGTGGACGGCAGCCGGTTTACCGAGTTTAAAAAGTTTTACGGCGAAACGATCGTGTGCGGGTACGCCCGGCTGTACGGCCAGCTGGTCGGCATCGTGGGCAACAATGGGGTGCTGTTCTCCGAAAGTGCCCTCAAGGGGGCGCACTTCATTCAGCTGTGCGCCCAGAAGCGCATCCCGCTGCTCTTCCTGCAGAACATTACCGGGTTCATGGTGGGCCGGGACGCGGAAGCGGGCGGTATCGCGAAGAACGGTGCCAAGATGGTGACGGCGGTCGCGTGTGCCAACGTGCCGAAGCTGACGCTCATCATCGGCGGGTCGTACGGGGCGGGCAATTACGGCATGTGCGGTCGGGCGTACTCGCCCCGCTTCCTCTACATGTGGCCGAACAGTCGCATCTCGGTGATGGGCGGCTCGCAGGCGGCCGGTGTGCTGGCCCAAATCACCGAGGAGCAGTACCGCCGGACCGGGCGCGAATGGACGGAGGAGATTGGCAATCGCATCAAGGCGCCGATCGTGCAGCAGTTCGAGGCGGAAGGATCACCGTACTACAGTACGGCCCGGCTGTGGGACGATGGCATCATCGATCCGGTCGATACGCGCCGCGTGCTGGGGCTTAGCTTGCAGGCGGCCCTGAACCAGCCGGTCGGCGAGACTCGCTTCGGTGTGTTCCGCATGTAG
- the LOC120951372 gene encoding T-complex protein 1 subunit eta, with protein sequence MQPQIILLKEGTDTSQGKPQLVSNINACQSIVDAVRTTLGPRGMDKLIVDSKGKATISNDGATIMKLLDIVHPAAKTLVDIAKSQDAEVGDGTTSVVLLAGEFLKQLKPFVEEGVHPRIIIKAVRKALNLCVAQINELAFKIEKHDTEKHRALLEKCAATALNSKLIHQQKEFFSKMVVDSVTTLDVLLPLNMIGIKKVTGGALEDSMLVEGVAFKKTFAYAGFEMQPKSYDNVKIALLNIELELKAERDNAEVRVDNVAEYQKVVDAEWQILYDKLAKIHQSGAQVVLSKLPIGDVATQYFADRDMFCAGRVPEEDLKRTLKACGGAVMTTVQDISDKVLGTCAHFEERQIGSERFNLFQGCPNAKTCTIILRGGAEQFLEETERSLHDAIMIVRRTIRNDSVVAGGGAIEMELSKMLRNYSRTIAGKEQLLIGAMAKALEIIPRQLCDNAGFDATNILNKLRQKHAQGCQWYGVDIMKEHIADNFEAFVWEPSVIKINALTAACEATCMILSVDETIKSPKSGAGEAPQPPMGRGMGRPF encoded by the exons ATG CAACCGCAAATCATTCTGCTGAAGGAGGGCACCGATACCTCGCAGGGCAAGCCTCAGCTAGTGTCGAACATCAATGCCTGCCAGTCGATTGTCGATGCGGTGCGGACGACACTCGGCCCCCGCGGTATGGACAAGCTGATCGTGGACAGCAAGGGTAAGGCCACGATTTCCAACGACGGTGCGACAATCATGAAGCTGCTGGACATCGTGCACCCGGCGGCCAAGACGCTCGTCGACATTGCCAAATCGCAGGACGCGGAGGTGGGCGACGGTACCACgagtgtggtgctgctggccgGCGAGTTCCTGAAGCAGCTGAAGCCGTTCGTGGAGGAGGGCGTGCATCcgcgcatcatcatcaaagcGGTACGCAAAGCGCTGAACCTGTGCGTGGCGCAAATCAACGAGCTGGCGTTCAAGATCGAAAAGCACGACACCGAGAAGCACCGGGCGCTGCTGGAGAAGTGCGCCGCGACCGCGCTCAACTCGAAGCTCATCCACCAGCAGAAGGAGTTCTTCTCGAAGATGGTGGTCGACTCGGTTACGACGCTGgacgtgctgctgccgctgaaCATGATCGGCATCAAGAAGGTGACGGGCGGTGCGCTCGAGGACTCGATGCTGGTGGAGGGTGTCGCCTTCAAGAAGACGTTCGCGTACGCCGGGTTCGAGATGCAGCCCAAGAGCTACGACAACGTGAAGATTGCGCTGCTGAACATTGAGCTCGAGCTGAAGGCGGAGCGGGACAATGCGGAGGTGCGCGTGGACAATGTGGCCGAGTACCAGAAGGTGGTGGACGCCGAGTGGCAGATACTGTACGACAAGCTGGCCAAAATCCACCAGTCCGGTGCGCAGGTCGTGCTGTCCAAGCTGCCGATCGGCGACGTGGCGACACAGTACTTCGCCGACCGGGACATGTTCTGTGCCGGGCGCGTACCGGAGGAGGACCTGAAGCGCACGCTCAAGGCGTGCGGTGGCGCGGTCATGACGACGGTACAGGACATCAGCGACAAGGTGCTGGGCACGTGCGCACACTTCGAGGAGCGGCAGATCGGTAGCGAGCGGTTCAACCTGTTCCAGGGCTGCCCGAACGCGAAAACGTGCACGATCATACTGCGCGGCGGTGCGGAACAGTTTCTGGAAGAGACGGAACGTTCGCTGCACGATGCAATCATGATTGTGCGGCGCACGATTCGCAACGATTCCGTTGTGGCCG GCGGTGGTGCAATTGAGATGGAGCTGTCGAAAATGCTACGCAACTATTCGCGCACAATTGCCGGCAAGGAGCAGCTGCTGATCGGCGCCATGGCCAAGGCGCTGGAAATCATCCCCCGTCAGCTGTGCGACAATGCGGGCTTCGATGCAACCAACATTCTCAACAAACTGCGCCAGAAACACGCACAAG GTTGCCAATGGTACGGTGTGGACATTATGAAGGAACACATTGCCGACAACTTTGAGGCGTTCGTGTGGGAACCGTCGGTCATCAAGATCAACGCACTGACGGCTGCCTGTGAGGCCACGTGCATGATCCTGTCCGTGGACGAAACGATCAAAAGCCCCAAATCGGGCGCCGGTGAAGCACCGCAGCCACCGATGGGCCGCGGAATGGGACGTCCGTTCTAA